From Penaeus monodon isolate SGIC_2016 chromosome 42, NSTDA_Pmon_1, whole genome shotgun sequence, one genomic window encodes:
- the LOC119598877 gene encoding histidine-rich glycoprotein-like — protein sequence MKYLVFVLLVAAACASEVEKREAEPSRVLSYGHSLYHHGYYPRTYHRFHKRSAEPEAEAEPSYRGYYRPHSYHNTPYVHHHYKRSAEPEAEAEPSYGSSNYYPSYSYGYQPHHYIPSVHHHYKRSADPVAEAEASYGYRSYHPVHYHSYQYTPYTHSHYKRSAEPEADPGYTYRPYHNGAHYGYGYRAHHH from the exons ATGAAGTACTTG GTGTTTGTGCTCCTGGTGGCTGCCGCTTGCGCTTCTGAggtggagaagcgagaggcggagccaagTCGTGTCTTAAGCTATGGCCACAGTCTCTACCACCACGGGTACTACCCCCGCACGTACCACCGCTTCCACAAGAGGTCCGCCGAGCCTGAGGCCGAAGCAGAGCCTTCTTACCGAGGTTACTACCGTCCCCATTCCTATCACAACACTCCCTACGTCCACCACCACTACAAGAGGTCCGCCGAGCCTGAGGCCGAAGCCGAACCTTCTTACGGTTCCTCCAACTACTACCCCTCCTATTCGTACGGCTACCAACCACACCACTACATTCCCTCCGTCCACCACCACTACAAGAGGTCTGCTGACCCCGTTGCTGAAGCTGAAGCCAGCTACGGCTACAGGTCATACCACCCCGTGCATTATCACTCCTACCAATACACCCCCTATACTCACAGCCACTACAAGAGATCTGCCGAGCCAGAAGCTGATCCTGGTTATACCTACCGACCCTACCATAACGGAGCTCACTATGGTTACGGTTACCGCGCTCACCACCACTAA
- the LOC119598878 gene encoding histidine-rich glycoprotein-like codes for MKYLVFVLLVAAACASEVEKREAEPSRALSYGHGVHHHAYYPRTYYHPYHTYHKRSAEPEAEADPSYGSYHYPGYYRPYSYGYHNTPYVHHHYKRSAEPEAEAEPSYGSVHYYRPYSYGYQSHHYIPSVHHHHKRSADPVAEAEASYGYRSYHPVNYHSYQYTPYTHSHYKRSAEPEADSGFSYGHHHQSVYRPYHSGAHYGYGYHTHHY; via the exons ATGAAGTACTTG GTGTTTGTGCTCCTGGTGGCTGCCGCTTGCGCTTCTGAggtggagaagcgagaggcggagccaagTCGTGCTTTAAGCTATGGCCACGGTGTCCACCACCACGCCTACTACCCCCGCACCTACTACCACCCCTATCACACCTACCATAAGAGGTCCGCTGAGCCTGAGGCCGAAGCCGATCCTTCGTACGGTTCCTACCATTACCCAGGTTACTACCGTCCCTATTCCTACGGCTACCACAATACTCCCTACGTCCACCACCACTACAAGAGGTCCGCCGAGCCTGAGGCCGAAGCAGAGCCCTCTTACGGATCCGTCCACTACTACCGCCCTTATTCCTACGGCTACCAATCTCACCACTATATCCCCTCCGTGCATCACcaccacaagaggtctgctgacCCCGTTGCTGAAGCTGAAGCCAGCTACGGCTACAGGTCATATCACCCCGTGAATTACCACTCCTACCAATACACCCCCTATACTCACAGCCACTACAAGAGATCTGCCGAGCCAGAAGCTGATTCTGGTTTCAGCTATGGCCACCACCACCAGTCCGTGTACCGTCCCTACCATAGCGGAGCTCACTATGGTTACGGTTACCACACTCACCACTACTAA